One Oscillospiraceae bacterium genomic region harbors:
- a CDS encoding patatin family protein: MAKIGVIDVGGGLRGIYAAGVFDWCMENDVQFDYGIGISAGSANLASYISGQHGRNYLFYEEYSMRKQYMGAGNMLHGGSFLNLQYIYGTLSNAGGENPLNFAKMNTNPAEWYMIATNATTGKPKYFTRSDLHQDDYRVLMASCCIPVACKPIVIDGVPYYDGALGDTIPLDKAFADGCDKVVLILTKPAGIIRADGTDRKLARVIRRRYPKAAEQLALRAQHYNEGIQKAQQLAAEGKVLIIAPDDTCGVKTLTRDQGALKKLYTKGLHDAEAIRDFVV; the protein is encoded by the coding sequence ATGGCAAAAATTGGCGTGATCGACGTAGGCGGCGGCCTGCGCGGCATTTATGCGGCGGGCGTGTTTGACTGGTGTATGGAAAACGATGTACAGTTTGATTATGGCATCGGCATTTCGGCTGGCAGTGCAAACCTCGCATCCTATATAAGCGGCCAGCACGGGCGAAACTACCTGTTTTACGAGGAATACTCGATGCGCAAGCAGTACATGGGCGCGGGCAACATGCTGCACGGCGGCTCATTTTTGAACCTGCAATATATCTATGGGACGCTCAGCAATGCGGGCGGCGAAAACCCACTGAACTTTGCAAAAATGAACACAAACCCGGCGGAATGGTACATGATTGCCACCAATGCAACCACTGGCAAGCCGAAATACTTTACACGCAGTGATCTGCACCAGGACGACTACCGCGTGCTGATGGCCTCCTGCTGTATCCCGGTGGCCTGCAAGCCCATTGTGATTGATGGTGTCCCCTACTATGACGGCGCTTTGGGCGATACCATCCCCCTGGACAAGGCCTTTGCCGATGGCTGCGATAAGGTGGTGTTGATTTTGACAAAGCCCGCCGGGATCATCCGCGCCGACGGCACCGACCGCAAGCTGGCACGCGTCATCCGCCGACGCTACCCGAAAGCTGCCGAACAGCTGGCCCTGCGCGCCCAACATTATAATGAAGGCATCCAGAAAGCACAGCAGTTGGCTGCCGAGGGCAAAGTGCTCATCATTGCACCTGACGACACCTGCGGTGTCAAAACGCTGACCCGCGACCAGGGGGCCTTGAAAAAGCTGTACACCAAAGGCCTGCACGATGCCGAAGCAATACGGGATTTTGTTGTATAA
- the pcp gene encoding pyroglutamyl-peptidase I, which translates to MKILITGFDPFGGETVNPAYEAVKLLPDTIAGAEIIKLEVPTRFHRAGAVLEDAMQRHKPDAVICVGQAGGRAAITPEKVAINLMDGRIPDNAGYQPVDVPIREDGETAYFTSLPVKAMVQRMRDAGIPAAVSYTAGTYVCNYLLYTLLYLIDKKYPNVRGGFIHVPYAMEQVINKPLGTPSMDLRQIARGLETAVEAVAACG; encoded by the coding sequence ATGAAAATTTTAATTACCGGCTTCGATCCCTTCGGCGGCGAGACCGTCAACCCGGCTTATGAGGCAGTCAAACTGCTGCCTGACACCATTGCCGGGGCCGAGATCATCAAGCTGGAAGTCCCAACCCGGTTCCACCGCGCCGGTGCGGTTCTGGAGGACGCTATGCAGCGGCATAAACCCGATGCGGTCATCTGCGTGGGACAGGCGGGCGGCCGCGCGGCTATCACTCCGGAGAAAGTGGCCATCAACCTTATGGATGGCCGCATCCCGGACAATGCCGGGTATCAGCCTGTGGATGTGCCCATCCGGGAGGACGGTGAGACCGCTTACTTCACCTCCCTGCCCGTAAAAGCCATGGTGCAGCGGATGCGGGATGCCGGGATACCGGCCGCGGTCTCCTACACGGCGGGCACCTATGTGTGCAACTATTTGCTGTATACCCTGCTGTATCTCATCGATAAAAAGTACCCCAATGTGCGCGGTGGGTTCATCCATGTGCCCTATGCAATGGAGCAGGTCATCAATAAGCCGCTGGGCACCCCCAGCATGGACCTGCGCCAAATTGCCCGCGGACTGGAAACGGCGGTGGAAGCTGTGGCGGCGTGCGGTTAA
- a CDS encoding ABC transporter ATP-binding protein, producing MNENLIVSLKDIVVDFDGQKVLDGLSLDIHDKEFVTFLGPSGCGKTTTLRVIAGFITPKSGNVFFDGKDIADLPPYKRQVNTVFQKYALFPHLNVFENVAFGLRLKKLPEEEIRPKVLEMLETVGLKGFERRSIHQLSGGQQQRVAIARSLVNQPRVLLLDEPLGALDLKLRKEMQLELKRLQREMNITFVYVTHDQEEALTMSDTVVVMSGGKIQQIGSPQDIYNEPKNAFVARFIGDSNIVDGVMLRDFFVNFGGHDFTCVDRGFKPNEPVQVVIRPEDVQIVPPSVGMLTGLVREVIFKGVHFEMHVDVEGYEWLIHSTQASQPGELIGMNIGPDEIHIMKRSEV from the coding sequence ATGAATGAGAATCTCATCGTATCGCTGAAAGACATTGTTGTTGATTTTGACGGGCAGAAGGTCCTGGACGGGCTTTCCCTCGACATTCACGACAAAGAGTTCGTTACTTTCCTTGGCCCTTCCGGCTGCGGCAAAACGACCACTCTGCGTGTGATTGCCGGGTTTATTACCCCAAAATCCGGCAATGTCTTTTTTGATGGCAAAGACATCGCCGACCTGCCACCCTATAAGCGCCAGGTCAACACGGTGTTCCAGAAGTATGCGCTTTTCCCGCATCTGAACGTCTTTGAAAATGTGGCGTTCGGCCTGCGCCTGAAAAAGTTACCGGAGGAAGAGATCCGCCCGAAAGTTCTGGAAATGCTGGAGACCGTCGGTCTAAAAGGCTTTGAGCGGCGCAGCATCCATCAGTTGTCTGGCGGCCAGCAGCAGCGTGTGGCCATCGCCCGCAGCCTGGTCAACCAGCCTCGCGTGCTGCTGCTCGACGAGCCCCTGGGTGCTCTGGACCTGAAGCTGCGCAAAGAGATGCAGCTGGAGCTTAAGCGCCTGCAGCGCGAGATGAATATCACCTTCGTTTATGTCACCCACGACCAGGAAGAAGCCCTGACCATGTCGGACACAGTCGTGGTCATGTCCGGCGGCAAGATCCAGCAGATCGGTTCGCCGCAGGATATTTACAACGAGCCCAAGAACGCCTTTGTCGCCCGCTTTATCGGTGATTCCAACATCGTGGACGGTGTGATGCTGCGTGACTTTTTCGTCAACTTCGGCGGTCATGACTTTACCTGTGTGGACCGCGGCTTCAAGCCCAACGAGCCGGTGCAGGTCGTCATCCGTCCCGAGGACGTGCAGATCGTGCCGCCGTCTGTCGGCATGCTGACCGGCCTGGTGCGCGAGGTCATTTTCAAGGGCGTACATTTTGAAATGCACGTGGATGTGGAAGGCTATGAGTGGCTGATCCATTCCACCCAGGCAAGCCAGCCCGGCGAACTGATCGGCATGAACATCGGCCCCGACGAAATTCATATCATGAAGCGTTCGGAGGTGTAA
- a CDS encoding ABC transporter permease, whose amino-acid sequence MLKSKTSRWLAGPYLLWMAAFIIVPLFIVIWYALTNADGRFTLDNLTQIGRYSSVFMRSLILAAVSTAICLVMAFPVGYFLSRLRANKQHIMLMLVMLPMWMNFLLRTYAWMTLLEKNGLINKFFGLFGLGPFNMINTSGAVVLGMVYNYLPFMILPIYTAMTKIDNSVIEAAQDLGCNVWQILFRVLVPLTGPGIATGITQVFVPAVSTFIISRMLGGGSNLLIGDLIELQFLGNSYNLNLGSAMSLVLMVIVLLCMSFTSSFDESEMEGVM is encoded by the coding sequence ATGCTTAAATCCAAGACCTCCCGCTGGCTGGCCGGGCCGTATCTGCTCTGGATGGCCGCTTTCATCATCGTTCCGCTGTTCATCGTCATCTGGTATGCACTGACCAACGCAGATGGCCGGTTCACGCTGGATAACCTGACCCAGATTGGCCGCTACTCCAGCGTTTTCATGCGCAGTTTGATTCTGGCTGCCGTGTCCACGGCCATCTGCCTGGTCATGGCCTTTCCCGTTGGCTATTTTCTCTCCCGCCTGCGTGCCAACAAGCAGCATATCATGCTCATGCTGGTCATGCTGCCCATGTGGATGAACTTTCTGCTGCGCACCTATGCGTGGATGACCTTGCTGGAGAAGAACGGCCTCATCAACAAGTTTTTTGGCCTGTTCGGCCTCGGACCCTTTAACATGATCAACACCTCCGGCGCAGTGGTGCTGGGCATGGTGTACAACTACCTGCCGTTTATGATCCTGCCCATTTACACGGCCATGACGAAGATCGACAACTCGGTCATCGAGGCTGCACAGGACCTGGGCTGCAACGTCTGGCAGATCTTGTTCCGCGTGCTGGTTCCTTTGACCGGCCCCGGCATTGCCACCGGCATCACCCAGGTGTTCGTGCCTGCGGTCTCTACCTTTATCATCAGCCGTATGCTGGGCGGCGGCTCCAACCTGCTGATCGGCGATTTGATTGAGCTGCAGTTCCTGGGCAATTCCTACAACCTGAACCTTGGCTCTGCCATGAGCCTGGTGCTGATGGTCATCGTCCTGCTGTGCATGAGCTTCACCTCCAGCTTTGATGAGTCCGAGATGGAAGGGGTGATGTAA
- a CDS encoding ABC transporter permease, producing MNKKQSVLLQRTYIILVFCFMYLPIAVMIAFSFNESKSRSNFTGFTLDWYKSLFHNEMILSALGLSLVLALVSSVVATVLGTLATIGINSMSRKSQLIINNISYVPVVNPEIITGVSLMLLFVMAQNFGIGGESGIFGWFTLLIAHITFNIPYVIFNVGPKLRQLDPSLYNAAMDLGCTPRQAFFKVIMPQLSPAILSAFLICLTYSIDDFMISYFNSGTMQTLPIAIYSMTRKKVSPEINALSAIIFCVILAIILISNAMDSRAYRRNQNAIRKAMQDEGGR from the coding sequence ATGAACAAAAAGCAATCTGTTCTCTTGCAGCGCACCTATATCATCCTGGTGTTCTGCTTCATGTACCTGCCCATCGCGGTCATGATTGCCTTTAGCTTTAACGAGAGCAAGTCCCGTTCCAACTTCACCGGCTTTACCCTGGACTGGTACAAGAGCCTGTTCCACAACGAAATGATCCTCTCGGCGCTGGGCCTCAGCCTGGTGCTGGCGCTGGTATCCAGCGTGGTAGCTACCGTACTGGGTACACTGGCTACCATCGGCATCAACTCGATGTCCCGCAAAAGCCAGCTCATCATCAACAATATCAGCTATGTGCCTGTCGTCAACCCCGAGATCATCACCGGCGTTTCGCTGATGCTGCTCTTCGTCATGGCGCAGAATTTCGGCATCGGCGGCGAGAGCGGCATCTTCGGCTGGTTCACGCTGTTGATTGCCCATATTACCTTTAATATTCCGTATGTCATCTTCAACGTAGGCCCCAAGCTACGCCAGCTGGACCCCAGCCTGTACAACGCGGCGATGGATTTGGGCTGCACGCCGCGACAGGCCTTCTTCAAGGTCATCATGCCGCAGCTGTCCCCGGCCATCCTGTCGGCATTCCTAATTTGCCTGACCTACTCCATTGATGACTTCATGATTTCCTACTTCAACTCCGGCACGATGCAGACATTGCCCATCGCAATCTACTCGATGACCCGCAAAAAGGTCAGCCCCGAGATCAACGCCTTGTCTGCAATCATCTTTTGCGTCATTCTGGCCATTATCCTCATCTCCAACGCGATGGATTCCCGCGCATACCGCCGCAACCAGAACGCCATCCGCAAGGCGATGCAGGACGAAGGGGGGCGCTGA